In a genomic window of Mesotoga infera:
- a CDS encoding bifunctional 5,10-methylenetetrahydrofolate dehydrogenase/5,10-methenyltetrahydrofolate cyclohydrolase, which produces MILDGKIVSESIYAEIKEKISKRSGDLPSLVLFCDEPDPSNKTYMNSIRKRGEKLGIEVIVRDSGSNPIEEISELNKDKSVAGIMVMHPLKTADERAVLAALNPEKDLEGRTVSNLGGIVNDEEFFAPPTAEAVMEILNYYGIEVKGRDVTIVGRSNTVGKPLALLLLKKGVDGTVTVCHSRSRDISEKTFNADIVVSAVGIAGFIEREMIRPGGVVIDVGINFVDGKLVGDVDFDEVSQIAAAITPVPGGVGSVTTALLFRHYYKSIERMEL; this is translated from the coding sequence ATGATACTTGATGGAAAGATCGTTTCAGAGAGCATATATGCCGAAATAAAGGAGAAGATCAGCAAAAGAAGTGGAGATCTTCCTTCACTAGTTCTCTTCTGCGACGAGCCTGACCCATCCAACAAGACCTATATGAATTCGATAAGGAAGCGGGGAGAGAAACTCGGAATTGAAGTGATAGTGAGAGATAGCGGCAGCAATCCCATCGAGGAGATCTCCGAACTGAACAAAGACAAGAGCGTTGCCGGGATAATGGTAATGCACCCGCTGAAAACCGCCGACGAGAGGGCCGTGCTGGCTGCGCTTAATCCCGAGAAGGATCTTGAGGGCCGAACCGTATCGAATCTCGGCGGAATAGTCAACGACGAGGAGTTCTTCGCTCCCCCCACTGCCGAAGCCGTCATGGAGATTCTCAACTATTACGGCATCGAAGTGAAGGGGAGAGACGTAACCATTGTCGGTAGATCAAATACAGTGGGGAAGCCTCTCGCGCTGCTCTTGTTGAAGAAAGGTGTGGACGGCACCGTGACAGTTTGCCACTCGAGGAGCAGAGACATATCAGAGAAGACATTCAACGCCGATATAGTAGTCAGTGCCGTTGGAATTGCAGGATTTATCGAGCGAGAAATGATCAGGCCCGGTGGTGTTGTGATAGACGTAGGAATTAACTTCGTGGACGGGAAGCTAGTCGGGGATGTGGACTTTGACGAGGTAAGCCAGATAGCTGCCGCGATTACTCCAGTGCCCGGGGGAGTCGGCAGTGTTACTACGGCGCTTCTTTTCAGACATTACTATAAATCCATTGAAAGAATGGAGTTGTAA
- the dxs gene encoding 1-deoxy-D-xylulose-5-phosphate synthase: protein MNEQPLFRRLKDYSYTQLEVLAGEIRDTITRVVSSNTGHLASNLGTVELTIALYRVFNPDEDIIIWDTGHQAYTHKLLTGRYGSFGSLRKKGGISGFLNRKESPYDFFGAGHVGTALPAAMGIEQAESIFQNAKNIVVVAGDGALTSGLALEALNQMKDIGSKIKVIVNDNGMSIGKNVGSLSSSLAELRLNPVYREMKGDLKNALETMRLGSLEQFLSKIKSGLKASILGGNIFEDMGLNYVGPVKGHDFQELEAFFSAVKQLHEPFFVHIVTKKGKGLEYAESNPTRFHSVSRIDPENGEKISRDGELTYSEVFGKVLTELAKKDPSISAITAAMPDGTGLAGFAEKHPARFFDLGITEQLCTTFASGMAAAGTKPVFAVYSTFLQRALDQLIHDVAIQDLPVLFAIDRAGIVGQDGATHNGIFDIAFLSMIPNMRILAPSSLKELANMIFTLFAEKWMDHPTAIRYPRETELQNIDEIVSNLRKIELFKWEKVIDGKEAAVLATGSMVSRSREAALLNGYALYNCRSIKPLDEVSLGEIFSDYDLIVTVEEGIKSGGFGSNVALEASRKNYNGRIDIIAIEDHFSSHGTREEVLNELGLDARGIENRISRLRGEKNASNYRIR from the coding sequence ATGAATGAACAGCCGCTCTTCAGACGATTGAAAGACTACTCTTATACCCAGCTGGAGGTTTTGGCCGGTGAGATAAGAGATACGATAACGAGAGTCGTGTCCTCTAATACTGGACATCTCGCTTCTAACCTGGGGACCGTAGAATTGACGATAGCTCTTTACCGGGTATTCAACCCTGACGAAGACATAATCATATGGGATACCGGACATCAGGCTTACACTCACAAACTGCTTACAGGTCGTTATGGTTCCTTCGGATCGCTCAGGAAGAAGGGCGGGATCAGCGGCTTCCTGAACAGAAAGGAAAGTCCTTATGATTTCTTTGGGGCCGGGCACGTTGGAACGGCGCTTCCTGCCGCAATGGGCATAGAGCAGGCAGAGAGTATATTTCAGAACGCAAAGAACATTGTGGTTGTTGCAGGCGATGGAGCTTTGACTTCTGGTCTGGCTCTTGAAGCCCTCAATCAAATGAAAGACATCGGCTCCAAGATAAAAGTGATAGTGAACGACAACGGTATGAGTATCGGGAAAAACGTGGGAAGTCTCTCTTCTTCGCTTGCAGAACTAAGGCTGAACCCCGTCTACAGAGAAATGAAAGGCGACTTGAAGAACGCCCTGGAGACAATGCGGCTCGGAAGCCTCGAGCAGTTCCTTTCTAAGATAAAGAGCGGATTGAAAGCCTCGATTCTCGGAGGTAATATTTTCGAAGATATGGGGTTGAACTACGTGGGTCCAGTGAAAGGTCACGATTTTCAGGAGCTGGAGGCGTTTTTTTCGGCAGTCAAACAGTTGCATGAACCTTTCTTTGTCCATATAGTCACAAAGAAGGGAAAGGGCCTCGAATACGCAGAAAGCAATCCCACTAGATTTCACAGTGTCAGCAGAATCGACCCGGAGAACGGCGAGAAGATCTCCCGAGACGGGGAGCTTACTTACAGCGAAGTCTTCGGAAAGGTTCTGACTGAACTGGCAAAGAAGGACCCGTCAATTTCCGCTATTACAGCAGCGATGCCCGACGGAACGGGTCTGGCTGGGTTTGCCGAGAAACATCCAGCAAGGTTTTTCGATCTTGGAATAACCGAACAGCTCTGCACAACCTTTGCGTCAGGAATGGCTGCGGCCGGAACGAAACCAGTCTTCGCGGTGTACTCGACATTCCTGCAGAGAGCGCTGGATCAGCTGATCCACGATGTTGCCATCCAGGATCTTCCGGTTCTATTCGCGATAGATAGGGCTGGCATAGTTGGTCAGGATGGTGCGACCCATAACGGAATCTTCGATATCGCTTTCCTTTCGATGATACCAAATATGCGGATTCTCGCTCCTTCGAGCCTGAAGGAACTGGCGAATATGATCTTCACTCTCTTCGCTGAGAAATGGATGGACCATCCCACTGCGATAAGATATCCGAGAGAGACGGAGCTCCAGAATATCGACGAGATTGTCTCTAACCTGAGGAAGATTGAGCTGTTCAAGTGGGAAAAGGTGATCGACGGAAAGGAAGCTGCCGTTCTTGCAACGGGATCGATGGTTTCCAGAAGCAGAGAGGCCGCTCTTCTGAACGGATATGCTCTTTATAACTGCCGATCAATAAAACCGCTCGATGAAGTGTCTCTCGGAGAGATCTTTTCCGATTACGACCTGATAGTGACGGTTGAAGAGGGAATAAAGAGCGGAGGCTTTGGCTCCAATGTGGCGCTTGAGGCTTCAAGGAAGAACTACAATGGTAGAATCGATATTATTGCAATTGAAGACCATTTTTCTTCTCACGGCACAAGGGAAGAGGTATTGAATGAACTGGGGTTGGATGCCAGGGGAATAGAGAATAGAATCTCTAGACTGAGAGGTGAAAAGAATGCAAGTAACTACAGAATTCGGTAA
- a CDS encoding Asp23/Gls24 family envelope stress response protein, which translates to MQVTTEFGKIDISLQAISSIVKKVVSESYGPVNVGSPQTGFLTKLFGTGEDSRKGIKVTEEIDGTLEIDIDLILEYGVRIPTVVENIQENVFHKLKELTEATNIKVNIHVVGLQD; encoded by the coding sequence ATGCAAGTAACTACAGAATTCGGTAAGATCGATATTTCTCTTCAGGCGATATCTTCAATAGTCAAAAAAGTTGTATCTGAGTCTTACGGACCGGTGAACGTCGGATCGCCCCAAACGGGCTTTTTGACAAAGCTTTTCGGCACGGGAGAAGATTCCAGAAAGGGAATCAAAGTAACCGAGGAGATCGACGGAACGCTTGAGATAGATATCGATTTGATTCTCGAGTACGGCGTTAGGATCCCAACCGTCGTTGAGAACATCCAGGAAAACGTATTTCACAAGTTGAAGGAGCTTACTGAAGCGACCAATATCAAGGTGAATATTCACGTTGTCGGCTTGCAGGATTGA
- a CDS encoding DAK2 domain-containing protein: MKRINGKFFVAAFRKAAERLLANKDEINALNVFPVPDGDTGSNMAAAMIEACEYLDRLKKDDLVSVLEAVKTGMLMGARGNSGVILSQIFRGFAEGIGNRKFVNTKAFTEGLTRAKEIAYRSVMKPVEGTMLTVMKVSADTAGNEFGGIEDFDEYFEKLLDVAFDTVEKTPTLLPKLKEAGVVDSGAKGLAYIFEGFLLATKGDIELEGPIQQMPQAMGSSTERIVEIVREELKYTYCTELIVNLNESESQEESSELLKAYLEEMGDSIVMVHQDEIIKIHVHTDHPGDVIEKFLGVGFLQKVKIDNMKVQHEHVVDIQSRGPEMYGKDKHHGVIVVSPGDGLADVLKSLGVDYVVKGGQTMNPSLKDLYEAISRIAANKVIVLPNNPNIILTAKEAANAIHDDNPGKEVYIIPTRTVQEGIAAMTVYNDEMDSDSLIEEMKEAAEAVSPISITYAVRDSSMKGKKIRKGEYIAIGRDGLITSGRKLEKLVHDSIKSVLGKDDDKEVVTIFYGSEVSEEAAGKLLESLSGSFSDLEFEVHSGGQPYYYYLISIE; this comes from the coding sequence ATGAAACGTATCAACGGCAAGTTTTTTGTCGCAGCCTTCCGGAAAGCCGCTGAACGACTTCTTGCAAATAAAGATGAGATTAATGCGCTCAATGTCTTTCCCGTTCCAGACGGAGATACTGGATCGAACATGGCGGCCGCTATGATAGAGGCATGCGAGTATCTCGATAGATTGAAGAAAGATGATTTGGTGAGCGTTCTGGAAGCGGTCAAGACTGGGATGTTGATGGGCGCCAGGGGAAACTCCGGCGTAATCCTCTCTCAAATATTTAGAGGATTCGCCGAGGGAATAGGAAACAGAAAGTTCGTCAACACCAAGGCCTTCACCGAGGGCCTGACAAGAGCCAAAGAAATCGCTTATAGATCCGTGATGAAACCGGTTGAAGGCACAATGTTGACCGTCATGAAGGTCTCTGCTGATACTGCCGGGAATGAATTCGGAGGCATAGAGGATTTTGACGAGTACTTCGAGAAACTCTTAGACGTTGCCTTCGATACTGTTGAGAAGACCCCAACTCTTCTGCCAAAACTGAAGGAGGCCGGGGTAGTCGATTCAGGTGCAAAGGGACTTGCCTACATATTTGAAGGCTTCCTGCTGGCAACGAAAGGCGATATAGAGCTTGAGGGACCGATTCAGCAGATGCCGCAGGCCATGGGATCTTCAACGGAGCGTATAGTTGAGATTGTACGGGAAGAGCTCAAGTACACGTACTGCACTGAATTGATAGTGAACCTAAATGAGTCGGAAAGCCAGGAGGAGAGCTCGGAATTGCTGAAAGCCTATCTGGAAGAGATGGGAGATTCGATTGTCATGGTTCATCAAGATGAGATCATAAAGATTCACGTCCACACAGACCATCCTGGAGATGTTATTGAGAAGTTCCTCGGTGTCGGATTCCTTCAGAAGGTGAAGATTGACAACATGAAGGTACAGCATGAGCACGTTGTTGATATCCAGTCGAGAGGACCAGAGATGTATGGAAAGGACAAGCACCACGGAGTAATCGTGGTCTCACCGGGAGACGGTCTGGCCGATGTTTTGAAGAGTCTTGGCGTAGACTACGTTGTTAAGGGCGGCCAGACAATGAATCCCAGTCTGAAAGACCTATATGAAGCCATCAGCAGAATTGCTGCCAACAAGGTAATTGTCCTCCCCAACAACCCGAACATTATTCTAACTGCCAAAGAGGCGGCGAACGCCATTCACGATGACAATCCCGGGAAAGAAGTTTACATAATCCCCACGCGTACGGTTCAGGAAGGTATAGCCGCGATGACCGTATATAACGACGAGATGGATAGCGATTCCCTCATAGAAGAGATGAAAGAAGCGGCCGAAGCCGTTTCTCCGATTTCTATCACATACGCCGTTCGCGACTCCAGCATGAAGGGAAAGAAGATAAGGAAAGGCGAGTATATAGCGATAGGTAGAGATGGTTTGATAACCTCGGGTAGAAAGCTCGAAAAGCTCGTTCACGACTCCATTAAGTCCGTTCTTGGAAAAGACGACGACAAAGAAGTAGTCACGATATTTTATGGATCGGAAGTGTCTGAAGAAGCCGCAGGAAAATTACTCGAATCTCTTTCGGGAAGCTTCTCCGATCTCGAATTCGAAGTTCACAGCGGCGGACAACCCTACTATTACTACCTGATTTCCATTGAATAG